AACCCGGCCGCGTCGTACACCATCGGCACGAAGATGGAGAAGCCCGGATCGCGCTCCACCTCATCGACGGCAAAGAGCGCGTCGAGGCGTGCCACGAGCGCATCCAGCTGCTCCATCGCCCTACCCGCGCCGCAGCTCGCCGAAGGCGTAGCGCCAGCCGAAGCGCTCGAACAGCTTCAGCATGTGCACCACGGGCAGACCCATCACGGAGAAGTAGTCGCCCTCGATCCCCTCCACCAGCGCGCTGCCGAAGCCCTGGATGCCGTACGCGCCCGCCTTGTCCATCGGCTCGCCGGTGGCGACGTACTCCTCGCACGCGCGGCGGTCGAGCGCACGGAAGCGGACGCGGACGCGCTCCAGCCCGCTCTCCACGCGCCCCCCCTGCACCACCGCGATCCCGGTGCACACCTCGTGCTCCCGCCCCGCGAGCCGCGTCAGCATCTCCACCGCCTGCGCCGTGTCGCGCGGCTTGCCGAGCACGTCGCCATCGACCACCACGATGGTGTCCGATCCCACCACAAGCGCGTCCGGGTGCGCGGCGGCGACGTGCTGGGCCTTGTCGCGCGCCAGGCGTTCGGCGTGTTCGGGGGGCGTCTCGCCGTCGCGGTAGCTTTCGTCCAGGTCGGCGGGGATGGTGTCGAAGACGAGCCCCAGCCGCCCGATCAGCTCGGCGCGGCGCGGGGACTGGGAGGCGAGGACGATGCGGGGCGAGTCGGACATCGGGATCAGCGTTCCAGGACCAGGGTTACGGGGCCGTCGTTGACCAGCTCCACCTCCATCATCGCGCCGAACTCGCCCGTCTGCAC
Above is a genomic segment from Longimicrobium sp. containing:
- a CDS encoding Maf family protein — its product is MSDSPRIVLASQSPRRAELIGRLGLVFDTIPADLDESYRDGETPPEHAERLARDKAQHVAAAHPDALVVGSDTIVVVDGDVLGKPRDTAQAVEMLTRLAGREHEVCTGIAVVQGGRVESGLERVRVRFRALDRRACEEYVATGEPMDKAGAYGIQGFGSALVEGIEGDYFSVMGLPVVHMLKLFERFGWRYAFGELRRG